A single Candidatus Eisenbacteria bacterium DNA region contains:
- a CDS encoding adenine phosphoribosyltransferase has protein sequence MGRGLEDRLREAIRDVPDFPKPGIMFRDVTTLLLKPDLVAEAIDALWSRFADEGVSHLAAVEARGFVVGAALALRTRLPLVLLRKPGKLPSHCLSEDYDLEYGRATLQVHDDALRESDRVLVVDDLLATGGTAAASGRLIRRCGATIAGYGFIAELAFLSGREKLADAPVHAILMYDA, from the coding sequence ATGGGACGCGGCCTGGAGGACCGTCTACGCGAGGCGATCCGGGATGTGCCTGACTTCCCGAAACCGGGCATCATGTTCCGGGACGTCACGACCCTCCTCCTGAAGCCCGATCTCGTCGCAGAAGCGATCGATGCGCTCTGGAGTCGATTCGCGGACGAAGGGGTCTCGCACCTGGCCGCGGTGGAGGCGAGAGGCTTCGTCGTAGGGGCGGCGCTCGCTCTCAGAACCCGCCTCCCCCTGGTGCTTCTGCGCAAGCCCGGCAAGCTGCCGTCGCACTGCCTCTCGGAGGACTACGATCTCGAGTACGGGCGGGCCACCCTCCAGGTTCACGACGATGCGCTTCGGGAATCCGATCGCGTTCTCGTCGTCGACGATCTGCTCGCCACCGGCGGGACGGCGGCCGCGTCGGGGCGGCTGATTCGAAGGTGCGGGGCGACGATCGCGGGATACGGATTCATCGCCGAACTGGCTTTTCTGAGCGGCCGAGAGAAACTCGCCGATGCGCCTGTCCACGCGATTCTGATGTATGATGCGTAA
- a CDS encoding protein-L-isoaspartate(D-aspartate) O-methyltransferase, whose translation MTSREEIPDPAAARRRMVEQQLRARGIKDVRVLGAFLRVRRELFVEPAMRGSAYGDFAMPIGQGQTISQPYMVALMTEALRPEPDDRILEIGTGSGYQAAILSCLVRTVFTVERIPALAQRAQNALAALGCPNVIQRMGDGSMGWSQFAPYDGIVVTAGAPRAPKSLLDQLAVGGRLVIPVGGGGNQILKIFERTADGLSEQEDCLCAFVPLVGREGWPEPSEA comes from the coding sequence ATGACGTCACGGGAGGAGATCCCGGATCCGGCGGCCGCGCGGCGGCGGATGGTCGAGCAGCAACTCCGCGCGCGCGGCATCAAGGACGTCAGAGTCCTGGGAGCTTTCCTGCGCGTGCGCCGCGAGCTCTTCGTCGAGCCGGCCATGCGAGGAAGCGCGTACGGCGACTTCGCCATGCCGATCGGGCAAGGACAGACGATCTCGCAACCCTACATGGTCGCCCTGATGACCGAGGCCCTCCGGCCCGAGCCGGACGACCGGATCCTCGAGATCGGCACCGGCTCAGGCTACCAGGCGGCGATCCTCTCCTGCCTCGTGCGAACGGTCTTCACCGTGGAGCGCATCCCGGCTCTCGCGCAGCGCGCGCAGAATGCCCTGGCCGCCCTCGGATGCCCGAACGTGATCCAGCGGATGGGAGACGGATCGATGGGGTGGAGTCAGTTCGCCCCTTACGACGGGATCGTGGTCACGGCGGGCGCCCCCCGCGCGCCGAAGAGCCTTCTTGACCAGCTCGCCGTGGGCGGCCGCCTGGTCATCCCGGTCGGCGGAGGCGGCAACCAGATATTGAAGATCTTCGAGCGAACGGCCGATGGCCTGAGCGAGCAGGAGGATTGCCTGTGCGCCTTCGTTCCGCTTGTCGGGCGCGAGGGATGGCCGGAGCCGAGCGAGGCATAG